In one Silene latifolia isolate original U9 population chromosome 10, ASM4854445v1, whole genome shotgun sequence genomic region, the following are encoded:
- the LOC141608117 gene encoding uncharacterized protein LOC141608117: MSIDCSNVEQFPTLVSGLNKNTKISNNETVPTTVVPVPTVVVGGPGSSEVTKTKSVNEVVGIPSYDLDSLIPEEAEWEVQRKRKGKKQLFSIEEEPADLLQFTEDDVKDELDAAKDLVLKLGHFLFDNKPLIVRPWIANVNLVKEEVKEVPVWVKIHNLPLKFWGKCLPKIAGLLGKFIRSDAATEEKTRLGFSRVMVEVPFGRAIPEKVKFLDEDGIVVSLKVDFEWKPILCKKCNGIGHETSKCKKPQTASVPQSGKGNGKKQEWRPKVKQATKVASLPVTPPVINPPEELVTPVEKPNAFQVSWSRNGKYHMAHTPARNVIRLSRQELLDKGQSKLGHDSFMENLNTATPKVGIGIIGSIGLFGLLETKVKPLSLNTVRTNLCAQWCITTNTHLHKGGKIWVLWNLALFKVQILAYHAQFIHLHITDIGTGYGFHLTMVYAMNDVVLVASERLGGYSTPEEMDDFNACIAECGITDSPAVGSLYTWSNKQDVSSRVYNRLDRVLVNKTWLDDNSEMYAHFYPEGIFDHTPCVVQTHRNWDRKRRSFKYLNMWSQADEFQNCVLNVWSKHWYGTRMYQLVCKLKALKRPLKQLSSANFNDIENNTARARMHLEYIQEQIRGDPFNSDLVQQELEASSSVRWMEKACNEFLL; this comes from the exons ATGTCGATTGACTGCTCTAACGTAGAGCAATTTCCCACTCTAGTCTCTGgattaaataaaaacacaaaaatatcaaATAATGAGACCGTCCCTACCACTGTTGTTCCTGTTCCTACGGTGGTTGTGGGTGGTCCAGGTAGTTCTGAGGTTACAAAAACGAAAAGTGTGAATGAAGTTGTTGGGATCCCTTCTTATGACCTGGATTCTCTGATTCCTGAGGAAGCGGAATGGGAAGTTCAGCGGAAAAGGAAGGGGAAGAAGCAACTGTTTTCTATTGAAGAAGAACCTGCGGATCTACTCCAATTTACAGAAGATGATGTTAAGGATGAACTTGA TGCTGCTAAAGATCTTGTCTTAAAGCTAGGGCACTTCCTGTTCGACAATAAGCCCCTTATTGTTCGTCCTTGGATTGCTAATGTTAACCTGGTGAAAGAAGAGGTTAAGGAAGTTCCTGTATGGGTAAAGATTCACAACCTCCCGCTAAAATTTTGGGGAAAATGCTTACCTAAGATTGCAGGGTTGTTGGGGAAGTTTATTCGAAGTGATGCTGCGACTGAGGAGAAGACTAGGCTTGGGTTTTCTCGTGTGATGGTTGAAGTGCCATTTGGCAGGGCTATTCCTGAGAAAGTCAAATTCTTGGACGAGGATGGGATAGTGGTTAGTCTGAAGGTGGATTTTGAATGGAAGCCAATTCTATGTAAGAAATGTAATGGAATTGGTCATGAAACCAGTAAGTGTAAGAAGCCTCAGACTGCCTCTGTTCCTCAATCAGGCAAGGGTAATGGGAAGAAACAAGAGTGGAGGCCAAAAGTGAAACAAGCTACAAAGGTTGCTTCTTTACCAGTGACTCCTCCTGTTATCAATCCCCCAGAGGAATTGGTCACGCCTGTTGAGAAACCTAATGCGTTTCAAGTTTCTTGGAGTAGGAATGGGAAATATCACATGGCACATACTCCTGCAAGGAATGTCATCAGGCTGAGTAGGCAAGAACTGCTGGATAAGGGTCAGAGTAAGCTTGGTCATGATTCGTTTATGGAAAACCTTAATACTGCGACACCTAAAGTAGGAATTGGAATAATTGGTAGT ATAGGTCtatttggtctccttgagacaaaggtgaAGCCTTTGTCTCTAAATACTGTTAGGACTAATTTATGTGCTCAGTGGTGTATTACTACTAATACTCATCTTCATAAAGGTGGGAAGATTTGGGTATTATGGAATCTTGCCCTTTTTAAAGTCCAAATTCTTGCCTATCATGCTCAGTTTATTCATTTGCATATCACTGATATAGGAACTGGGTATGGTTTTCATCTCACTATGGTTTATGCTATGAATGATGTGG TTTTAGTGGCCTCTGAGAGATTAGGTGGTTATAGTACTCCTGAGGAAAtggatgattttaatgcttgtatTGCTGAGTGTGGGATAACTGATAGTCCTGCTGTGGGTTCATTGTATACGTGGAGTAATAAACAGGATGTTTCCTCAAGGGTGTATAACAGGTTGGATAGGGTTTTGGTAAACAAGACCTGGCTTGATGATAATAGTGAGATGTATGCACACTTTTATCCTGAAGGTATCTTCGACCACACTCCTTGTGTGGTGCAGACACATAGGAATTGGGATAGGAAGAGACGAagctttaaatacttaaatatgtGGAGCCAGGCAGATGAGTTTCAAAACTGTGTTCTGAATGTGTGGAGTAAGCATTGGTATGGCACCCGAATGTATCAGCTGGTCTGCAAATTAAAAGCTCTTAAGAGACCTTTAAAGCAGCTCAGTAGTGCCAACTTCAATGACATTGAGAATAATACTGCTAGGGCAAGAATGCATTTAGAGTATATCCAGGAGCAAATTAGGGGTGATCCTTTTAATTCTGACTTGGTACAACAAGAACTTGAAGCATCTAGCAGTGTGAGGTGGATGGAGAAAGCCTGCAATGAATTtcttttgtaa